A single window of Pontiella agarivorans DNA harbors:
- the thiM gene encoding hydroxyethylthiazole kinase yields the protein MKEKLWKHISAVRTQSPLVQNITNYVVMNNTANALLAVGASPIMAHALREIDEMVALCNALVVNIGTLDHAWSDAMLQAARRARALKKPWILDPVGAGATSYRDQVLSRLIALRPTAIRGNASEILALANANQSRTKGVDSTAQSSEALDAAKALHKLTGAVVGISGETDFIVSDQPVIQIHNGTPLMTRVTGLGCSATALIGAFLAVTENSAEAVAAATALLSIAGELAEKNSNGPGSLQMNLLDKLYNLTEDEFKNTLRIEA from the coding sequence ATGAAAGAAAAACTTTGGAAACATATTTCTGCCGTTCGCACTCAGTCTCCATTGGTACAGAACATTACCAACTACGTGGTCATGAACAATACCGCCAATGCGCTGCTGGCGGTCGGGGCCTCGCCGATCATGGCTCATGCCCTCCGGGAAATAGATGAAATGGTTGCGCTCTGCAATGCGCTAGTGGTGAATATCGGAACCTTGGATCATGCGTGGTCCGATGCCATGCTACAGGCGGCCCGCCGGGCGCGGGCGCTTAAAAAACCGTGGATTCTCGATCCCGTCGGCGCAGGGGCTACATCTTATCGTGATCAGGTTCTATCGCGCCTCATTGCCCTGCGCCCGACGGCGATTCGCGGTAACGCCTCCGAAATTCTGGCGCTGGCCAATGCGAATCAAAGCAGGACGAAAGGTGTCGACAGCACCGCGCAGAGTTCGGAAGCGCTGGACGCCGCAAAGGCCCTGCACAAACTCACCGGCGCGGTTGTGGGTATTTCCGGCGAAACTGATTTTATCGTATCCGATCAGCCGGTTATTCAGATTCACAACGGCACACCGCTGATGACGCGCGTTACCGGACTCGGCTGTTCCGCAACCGCGCTGATCGGCGCGTTTCTTGCCGTGACTGAAAACAGCGCCGAAGCCGTGGCCGCCGCAACGGCCCTGCTGAGTATTGCCGGCGAACTCGCCGAAAAAAACAGTAACGGTCCCGGCAGTCTGCAGATGAACCTGCTTGATAAACTTTACAATCTGACCGAAGACGAATTCAAAAACACCCTGCGCATCGAGGCCTGA